A region from the Triticum urartu cultivar G1812 chromosome 1, Tu2.1, whole genome shotgun sequence genome encodes:
- the LOC125514870 gene encoding DNA-directed RNA polymerases I and III subunit rpac1, which produces MESPDGSSLPDFLELQRTRVLCKADAPTHTEGFQYSGAFAAMGVDTSVSVEKFCKNFKIEINRLTDEDMEFDMIGIDASIANAFRRILIAEVPTMAIEKVFMVDNTSVIADEVLSHRLGLIPLDADPRLFDYISDDVPNERNTIVYKLHVSCEKGSQRLTVKSGQLEWLPEGSQLTMASPAQSGDNQRTYTSFGQSQQNTSERPLDVKYNDITIARLGPGQAIELEAHAVKGVGKVHAKWSPVATAWYRMLPEVVLLKEIKNGDAEELVKKCPVNVFDIEDLGKGEKRAVVAKPRACTLCRECVRLADDQVELRRVRDHFIFTIESTGSLPPEVLFTEAVNILEEKCERVISELS; this is translated from the exons ATGGAAAGCCCCGATGGTTCCTCATTGCCAGACTTTCTTGAGCTCCAGCGCACCCGTGTTCTCTGCAAGGCCGATGCCCCCACTCAT ACAGAAGGGTTTCAATACTCGGGTGCTTTTGCTGCTATGGGAGTTGATACTAGTGTCTCAGTTGAGAAGTTCTGCAAGAACTTTAAAAtcgagataaatcgacttacagATGAGGATATGGAGTTTGATATGATTGGCATTGATGCATCGATAGCTAATGCTTTCCGGAGAATCCTCATTGCAGAG GTTCCTACAATGGCCATTGAGAAAGTCTTCATGGTTGACAATACCTCAGTTATAGCAGACGAGGTCCTTTCACATCGACTAGGCCTTATTCCACTTGATGCTGACCCAAGGCTTTTTGATTATATCTCTG atGATGTCCCAAATGAAAGGAACACTATTGTGTACAAACTGCATGTTTCATGTGAAAAGGGTTCCCAAAGGCTTACAG TTAAGTCTGGTCAATTGGAGTGGTTGCCAGAAGGCAGCCAATTAACTATGGCATCTCCTGCACAATCTGGGGACAATCAGAGGACCTACACATCCTTTGGTCAAAGCCAACAGAATACCTCTGAAAGGCCTCTCGATGTGAAGTATAATGACATAACAATCGCCAGGCTTGGGCCAGGACAG GCTATTGAGCTTGAGGCACATGCTGTTAAGGGAGTGGGGAAAGTTCATGCGAAGTGGTCTCCAGTTGCTACAGCCTGGTACAGGATGCTCCCTGAG GTTGTTCTTCTCAAAGAAATTAAAAATGGTGATGCAGAGGAGCTAGTGAAAAAATGCCCAGTTAATGTTTTTGACATTGAAGACCTGGGAAAGG GGGAGAAGAGAGCAGTTGTTGCAAAGCCAAGAGCATGCACCCTTTGTAGGGAATGTGTCAGACTGGCTGATGATCAAGTAGAGCTACGGCGCGTTAGAGACCACTTCATTT TTACAATCGAGTCCACCGGATCTCTACCGCCAGAGGTGCTCTTCACAGAGGCCGTGAATATCCTTGAGGAGAAGTGCGAGCGAGTGATATCCGAACTTTCCTGA
- the LOC125514878 gene encoding probable methyltransferase PMT7, translated as MGRWCSPASAEPRSVQLLLLGVALVAASFYAGTLFHSSASPALILLPSVSRSPGTSNPQDASEFTNKVGVTYRTASISVPDYGLDVCPLEYNEHIPCHDAAYIRSLRNLDRSRHEDLEAKCPPREESLFCLVPPPNDYKIPIRWPTSRDYVWRSNVNHSHLSEVKGGQNWVHENGKLWWFPGGGTHFKRGASEYIERLGNMTTNSTGDLRSAGVVQVLDVGCGVASFSAYLLPLDIHTMSFAPKDGHENQIQFALERGIGAMISVLATKQLPYPGNSFEMVHCSRCRVDWHENDGILLKEVDRLLRPNGYFVYSAPPAYRKDKDFPIIWEKLINITSAMCWKLIAKHVQTAIWIKPEDESCRQKNADMGILNICDPGDTSSWQAPLMNCVRLNTDQSKIQKLPSRPERLLFYSRSLEIIGVTPEKFENNNQFWRDQVRKYWSFLGVEKTSIRNIMDMNANYGGFAMALSTDPVWIMNIVPYTTINTLPVIYDRGLIGSYHDWCQPFSTYPRSYDLLHAFHLFSHYQGHVGGCLLEDIMLEIDRIIRPQGFIIIRDENTTLSRISDLAPKFLWDVTIHTLENEENRPEQVLICRKKFWAIV; from the exons ATGGGGCGGTGGTGTTCGCCGGCGTCGGCGGAGCCGCGGTCGGTGCAGCTGCTCCTGCTGGGCGTCGCCCTCGTCGCCGCCTCCTTCTACGCCGGCACCCTCTTCCACTCCTCCGCCTCCCCCGCGCTCATACTGCTCCCTTCCGTCTCCCGGTCGCCCGGTACCTCCAATCCCCAAG ATGCTTCAGAGTTTACAAACAAAGTTGGTGTTACTTATCGAACGGCATCAATCTCAGTTCCTGATTATGGACTTGATGTGTGCCCTTTGGAATACAACGAGCATATTCCCTGTCACGATGCCGCCTATATAAGAAGCTTAAGGAACCTGGATAGATCTAGACACGAGGATCTTGAAGCTAAATGCCCTCCACGAGAGGAGAGCTTGTTCTGTTTGGTGCCCCCACCAAATGACTACAAGATACCGATAAGATGGCCAACAAGTCGGGACTATGTATGGCGTAGTAATGTGAATCATTCACACCTTTCTGAGGTAAAAGGAGGACAGAATTGGGTGCATGAGAATGGTAAGCTTTGGTGGTTTCCTGGCGGTGGCACTCACTTCAAGCGTGGTGCATCAGAATACATAGAGAG GCTAGGAAATATGACAACCAATAGTACTGGTGATCTCCGCTCTGCAGGAGTTGTTCAGGTTTTGGATGTTGGATGCGGTGTTGCCAGCTTCTCTGCTTATCTTCTTCCCCTAGATATTCATACTATGTCATTCGCGCCAAAAGATGGCCATGAGAATCAAATCCAGTTTGCTTTAGAGCGTGGGATTGGTGCAATGATCTCTGTGTTGGCCACAAAGCAATTACCGTATCCTGGAAATTCATTTGAAATGGTTCATTGCTCCCGATGTCGTGTTGACTGGCATGAAAATG ATGGAATATTGCTCAAAGAGGTCGATCGTCTTTTGCGACCTAATGGATATTTTGTATATTCTGCTCCACCAGCTTATAGAAAAGATAAGGATTTCCCTATTATCTGGGAGAAGCTAATTAATATCACATCAGCAATGTGTTGGAAGCTTATTGCTAAGCATGTTCAGACTGCTATATGGATCAAACCTGAAGATGAATCTTGCCGACAGAAAAATGCTGATATGGGGATCCTGAATATCTGTGACCCCGGTGACACTTCTTCATGGCAAGCTCCATTAATGAACTGTGTTCGGTTGAACACGGACCAATCAAAAATTCAGAAACTGCCTTCCAGACCTGAACGCCTGTTATTTTATTCGAGGAGTTTGGAAataatag GAGTTACTCCAGAGAAGTTTGAGAATAATAACCAGTTCTGGCGGGACCAGGTTCGCAAGTACTGGTCATTTCTTGGTGTTGAAAAGACTAGCATACGGAATATCATGGACATGAATGCTAATTATGGTGGATTTGCTATGGCACTAAGCACTGATCCTGTCTGGATTATGAATATAGTACCCTATACAACCATCAACACACTGCCTGTTATCTATGACCGGGGGTTAATTGGTTCTTACCATGACTG GTGCCAGCCATTCTCAACATATCCTAGGTCATATGATTTGCTACATGCTTTCCACCTCTTTTCACACTATCAAGGTCATGTAGGAGGTTGCTTATTGGAAGATATCATGCTAGAAATAGATCGCATCATTCGTCCACAG GGTTTTATCATTATCAGAGATGAGAATACCACTCTCTCAAGAATCAGTGATCTCGCACCAAAGTTCCTATGGGATGTCACCATTCACACGTTGGAAAATGAGGAAAACAGGCCGGAGCAGGTGTTGATTTGTAGGAAGAAATTCTGGGCTATAGTTTGA
- the LOC125514888 gene encoding conserved oligomeric Golgi complex subunit 5, translating into MAAPATPRLLLSPTSKDLITGNSFASPPSPTSSSSDPASPLDAFASDPVLSAFLSPSFSPSDFSSAALSSGLAASRAEQLQDAIRLLRRHLRAEVLRRHPLLLSHLLSLRSASASLSSLPSNLRLLFSHLSLLSSHLSAPRAHLALSSSSLSSLLATADLLLHSHRLVRLSSRLLASSPAPDLARQAELHREIRLLYEEKNLSGINAVDEEMRKVDAAASKLRSEASAVIDRGITESNQNDIWCGLQVYYNLGELKPAVEGLVGKCKAAGAKSVTVALDMKAISMAGGGGGPGGVQRSGTPQLGGSKRAADALWERMRQCMEELHRAVIAAWQLQTVLTKKRVPFTQMLFLEEVWQEGEPLLTERVWDAIVKAFASQLKSVFTASSFVKEIFTLGYPRLFSMIENLLERISRDTDVKGTLPALTPEGKDHMVAAIEIFQTAFLALSQSRLSDYINSIFPMSNRGSIPSKDQISRLISRIQEEIEVVRTHGHLLLLVLREIGKILLLLAQRAEYQISTGPEARQVTGTVTPAQLKNFALCLHLHEVHTRISSILSTLPNVASEVLSPSLGVIYGVACDSVTSLFQAMLDRLESCILQMHEQDFGADGMDGAMDNNASAYMEELQKCAVHFRNEFLSKLLPSSASRSETICTIMVRRMASRILIFFIRHASLVRPLSEAGKLRMARDMAELELAVGQNLFPVEQLGSPYRALRAFRPVLFLETSQLDKSPLLQDLPPSVILHHLYSRGPDELHSPLQRNKLTPLQYSLWLDSQGEDQIWKGVKATLDDYEMKVRSRGDKEFSPVYPLMCQIGSALSQATP; encoded by the exons ATGGCCGCCCCagccacgccgcgcctcctcctcTCGCCGACGTCCAAGGACCTCATCACCGGAAACTCCTTCGCCTCGCCTCCTtcccccacctcctcctcctccgaccCCGCCTCCCCGCTCGACGCCTTCGCCTCCGATCCCGTCCTCTCCGCCTTCCTCTCCCCGTCCTTCTCCCCCTCCGACTTCTCCTCCGCCGCGCTCTCCTCCGGCCTTGCCGCCTCCCGCGCCGAGCAGCTGCAGGACGCCATCCGCCTCCTCCGTCGCCACCTCCGCGCCGAGGTGCTGCGCCGACATCCGCTCCTCCTCTCGCACCTCCTCTCCCTCCGCTCCGCCTCCGCCTCCCTCTCCAGTCTCCCCTCCAACCTCCGCCTCCTCTTCTCCCACCTCTCCCTACTCTCATCTCACCTCTCGGCGCCGCGCGCCCACCTCgcgctctcctcctcctccctctccagCCTCCTCGCCaccgccgacctcctcctccACTCCCACCGTCTCGTCCGCCTCTCCTCACGCCTCCTCGCCTCTTCCCCTGCCCCCGACCTTGCCCGCCAGGCTGAGCTCCATCGCGAGATCCGCCTCCTATACGAGGAGAAGAACCTCTCCGGCATCAATGCCGTTGATGAGGAAATGCGCAAGGTTGATGCTGCCGCCTCCAAGCTCCGATCGGAGGCCAGTGCTGTGATCGACCGTGGCATCACCGAGTCCAACCAGAACGACATCTGGTGCGGTCTGCAGGTGTACTACAATCTTGGAGAACTGAAGCCGGCAGTTGAGGGGCTCGTGGGGAAGTGCAAAGCAGCAGGGGCCAAGAGCGTGACGGTGGCACTGGACATGAAGGCCATATCGATGGCTGGTGGTGGAGGCGGCCCTGGAGGCGTGCAGAGAAGCGGCACACCACAGCTTGGTGGCAGTAAGAGGGCAGCCGATGCACTCTGGGAAAGGATGAGGCAGTGCATGGAGGAGCTGCATCGGGCAGTCATCGCTGCATGGCAGCTGCAGACTGTGCTCACCAAGAAGCGTGTGCCGTTCACACAAATGCTGTTCCTTGAGGAGGTTTGGCAG GAGGGTGAGCCTCTGTTGACAGAGAGAGTATGGGATGCAATTGTTAAGGCCTTTGCAAGTCAGCTGAAATCCGTCTTTACTGCGTCAAGCTTTGTCAAGGAAATATTTACTCTTGGATATCCTAGACTGTTCTCAATGATTGAGAACCTTCTTGAGAGGATTTCAAGAGATACTGATGTTAAGGGTACCCTTCCAGCGCTTACTCCCGAAGGAAAAGATCACATGGTTGCAGCCATTGAGATATTCCAGACTGCCTTTTTGGCTCTCAGTCAGAGTCGCCTTTCTGATTACATCAATAGCATATTTCCTATGTCGAACCGTGGAAGTATACCATCGAAGGATCAAATATCAAGGCTAATATCtcgcatccaagaggaaattgaagtTGTGCGAACTCATGGGCATTTGCTGCTTCTTGTTCTGCGTGAAATTGGAAAGATCTTGCTTCTTTTAGCACAAAGAGCTGAATATCAG ATTTCTACTGGCCCTGAAGCCCGTCAAGTTACTGGCACAGTGACTCCAGCTCAATTAAAAAACTTTGCTCTGTGTCTACATCTCCACGAGGTTCACACACGTATTTCAAGCATCCTGTCAACACTCCCAAATGTTGCTTCTGAAGTCCTTTCCCCATCTCTCGGGGTCATATATGGGGTTGCTTGTGATTCGGTGACCTCCCTATTCCAAGCAATGCTCGATCGTCTGGAATCATGCATTCTGCAAATGCACGAGCAGGACTTTGGAGCTGATGGAATGGATGGAGCGATGGACAATAATGCATCAGCCTACATGGAGGAGCTTCAGAAGTGTGCCGTCCACTTCCGCAACGAGTTCTTGTCAAAGCTTCTGCCATCATCAGCCTCCCGCTCGGAGACCATATGTACCATAATGGTTAGAAGGATGGCCTCAAGGATCCTTATATTCTTCATAAGACACGCTTCTCTTGTCAGGCCACTCTCTGAAGCAGGGAAGTTGAGAATGGCTAGGGACATGGCCGAGCTGGAGCTAGCTGTCGGTCAGAATCTGTTTCCAGTGGAGCAGCTGGGCTCGCCATACCGGGCATTACGTGCATTCCGCCCCGTCCTATTCCTGGAGACATCTCAGCTTGACAAGTCTCCACTCCTTCAGGACTTGCCACCCAGCGTGATCCTCCACCACCTATATTCACGAGGGCCGGATGAGCTACACTCGCCCTTACAGCGGAACAAGCTGACACCGCTGCAGTATTCTCTGTGGCTTGATTCACAAGGCGAGGATCAGATCTGGAAGGGCGTGAAGGCAACCCTGGACGACTATGAGATGAAGGTCAGGTCCCGTGGAGACAAGGAGTTCAGTCCAGTGTACCCTCTCATGTGTCAGATTGGATCTGCATTGTCACAGGCCACACCTTGA